GATGATAACATGTTGTTTGTTGTTGTGTGTATTGAAAATATAACAAAAATATATAATATGTTTATATTATTATCAGAAATATTTGAGTTTATAGTATTATAAACGACGATCGATTCAATTATCAACACATGTAATTATATAGACAATGTATCATTAAACTTAACATAAGATATTAAGAGTATATATAGTATATACACAAAATATGTATCTCCATTGATTAGTTCAATATAAAAGAAGTATATTCATTGACATTCATTCACAAACCGAAACCCATGATATAACACACACAAACTATGATTATTATATAGAATTGTTTGTATTTTTATGTTTATATAAACTCGATTATACTAAACTACATGTATACAAACTCGATTATTAATATTTTATAATTTTTATTCATAAAATATTTTAGTTCCCAATACTTGATAGTAATTTCTGTTGAATATATTATATCAATCTCGGGATATCATAGAATCTTGGGATATCTCACAAGAAATTGATAAATTCATCACGTGTTTATTAATTAGCGGTTGTGTATCGGTCTTTTCTTGTTCGCACTATTATAATCCATATCCACCAATCCATAACCATCACTTCCTCCGTCTTGCCTTGAGTTCTGAGTCTCCTGCTCCTTCTCCACAGCCAATAGCTTTCTATTCCTCACGATTTCTCCTGTGTTTCGTGCTAAAAAGCAAAAGAAAAAATCAATATTATAAACATTTTTTTGGAAATACATATTATTATTAGAAAAAATTCATTCGAGTTTGTGTATAAAATCTTGAAGGCAGCTACTTCATATAAATATTATAAACTCCTGATATGCATCTGTGTGTGTATTAGCTATAAATTTACCTTGAGCAGGAGAATAAATTAAGATGATGAGAAGAAGTGCCAGGAGGAGTGGCTTGTAATAAACCCTAACTGCCATTTTAGAAGTGACTTAGTTTATTTCTCTCTGGCTATATGTCTTTTATTGAACCTTTTTGTGTTTATATATACAAGATGAAAGATTCTGTGATGAGCTTATGGTCCCATATATTATATCAGAATTTAAGAACGTTTTGGAAGTTATTGAGACATATGGGTCTAAGGACATGACGTCGATATTTATGTGTCTTCCCCCTAACATAATTTTATATTACCTTTTTTTCAGAAAAAAAACATAATTATATATTTAAAATGACTTCACGGTTGATTGTTAAACTTTTTTTTTGCTTTAAAACGTTTGAACTATCAAATTATTTAAATTATCAAATTATTCAAGTGACTTTACTGTTGATTGTTAAACTTTTTTCTTTCTCTTTAAATTCTCTCTAATGTTGTTTTCATTTACAAGACTAAGAGAAATTATAGCAAGAGGTTATAATGAGTAAGAGGGAAATCAACAGTTTAGTTATACTTATACTAGATAGGTACGTGTAATAAGTTGATATAAACCATCCAAAGTCTATAACCATATTCTTGGTCAAAAAGAAAAAAGTCTTAACCATATTTTAGTACTAAATTATAACAGTGAGATAAAATTCGAGGATATGCTAGCTAGGACCGAGTGGTCCTTTGATCAAATGGAGATATTGAAAAATTGTGGTCCTTTTAAGGAACGCGATTTATCAGAACATTCAAAACAAATGAAATTTACATCCAATATTGTTTATACATACAAACACATATGTTTAGTCAACGCATGGACGAAGAGAGATATTGGTAATCTGACATCAAGAGGGTTAGCTAGAAATCTAACATGTTATATTTGATGATAAAATTTTATGAAGGCCATCTTGTTTATTATCTATCATGCATGTAATATACATCAGTTTTACAGGATTTGAAATTCATAGACAATACAAGGCATAAATACTAGTTTAGCCAGATCATGAATGGGATTCTCGTTGATAACGTGAGATTTACCTGATTCTATCATTTCGATTAAAATTAAAATAAATTGGACCACATTAGGGATGTGGATTGGAGTGTGGGGGTCGGGGACATGTTAGATAGAGTGTGTAAATATAGCAAAAAGGACGTAAAGTTTGTAGAGTCATGTGTTTGAGGTGTTTCCCAGTAAACCATTCGTTATCACAATTTATTTTCTTCAACTACAAAAGCTAAAATTTCCGACAAGAGTTGGCCTACTTTCATTTTCCATTTATTTTGAAACATATCATTCTATTTTTTCTAAAAAAATTATTGACATATAATTCCACGTGAATGAATATGATACTTCGTTTTTTCTAAAGTTAGTTGAAGAAAAATTGACAATTCTAGTATAATAGTATTGTGATCCGATTTGATCAATGCAATATATGGACTTAAAAAGTTTGAACTTTATTTGATATTATGACTCGTTTTGAGTTCTATCCCATGAAATAAATGGATAAATGACCTGATATTATTATTTGTGGACCTAATTTTAAGAAATTCTCTGTGACATTGTTTCCAAGACTTTATAATTTTATTATTGCCAGTTTCATATGATTAGGTAGATGGGTTGATTAGACTTTTACGTTTGAAAAGATCGGGAAACTTTTTTTTTCTTTTATGGAAAAGTCCAGAAACTTGCCACAATGTCATGTACCAAGAACCAGTGACAATCTCTAGACAACACCTACTGATGAATGTTTTGTTAGTACAGAGAAGAAAGTCATGACCAAAGAAAGAAGTGTGTGTTTCTCTAATTTTTGGTTTTATCTATCTCCGAAGTTTTTCAAACACTTATCGGTTTTACATAGAAACACGTAGTTTCACGGAGATCGACATCAAAGCAATGTGTTATACAGACATGTTGAACTGAGATAGGGACCATGAGAGCACATGGAAGGTTTGGTCCCATTTGGTATAATCAGTCTTTGTCTCTCTTTCATCACCGTTAACAAGTCTACATTTATGTCTTGATAGCTTAGACAAGACATGAAATGAATCATATCGACCAAAATCACTATCGAAAATTTTACCTATCCATATATGTTACGGATCAATTTCAATTTTCTCCAATGCCTATCAGAGATTAATTAAGCAATTGTTTGTGTATTACATAAGACAATACTAGAACAACTGAGACTTCACAATGGGATTTTTTTAGTTGTTGCCAAATGAAACAGGATTTCAGTAAGGTAACCTCTGGCCTGTAAAGCTTGGATTGTGTTACCGGACTCAGCCTCACAAGTTGAATTCCTCGAGGGTTCTTCGAGCAAAACTTGAGAGACCATTTGGTTGTTTCAGAACTTTCTCTTATTTACAATCATATATAGTGTTGTGTTATATATGTGACTTGGAGGAAAATAAGCTGTTAAAGTATTATACGTTTGGTAGAACGAATTGGTGTTGTTGATACTCT
This genomic interval from Brassica oleracea var. oleracea cultivar TO1000 chromosome C2, BOL, whole genome shotgun sequence contains the following:
- the LOC106325150 gene encoding root meristem growth factor 9-like — encoded protein: MAVRVYYKPLLLALLLIILIYSPAQARNTGEIVRNRKLLAVEKEQETQNSRQDGGSDGYGLVDMDYNSANKKRPIHNR